A window of the Pyrodictium abyssi genome harbors these coding sequences:
- a CDS encoding radical SAM protein: MEVLIVDALARGSYGRRIVTVDAIGAGPRTVAGVLEKLGIGVELVTAETLFDNPRIMDQYDVLMISAMSIDEKTVAKIVRIWRRRHGKKAVIVGGPIASDPDFVVRVGADIGVHGEAEPVIEKLVGEGIVDERKVDYERLNSVCGTAFMQNGRLVMNRRCSIMPRRVWERYRPSTRVIHGYPLYWAARVYVEVVRGCSNYMIPDLASILPEELLPGKPVPGCAYCSVVPLWGYARSRSIDHVYQEVKELIEQGVRRIVLSGPDFLDYGRDWLVEPKPLVDPRRPGPNIEAIRKLLKRLASIPEVSAGEAVVMVENVKPSLVTEEAAEILGRYLRGTPVHIGAETGDARLLEALGRPVTIRETIEAVKRLKRHGIRPYVYIMYCLPGETPRTIEKTVNLMETLYRVGAEKITAYRFMPLPLSALEKLMRAKIPCMQDHPVKLKAIEINKRAKKRMIGKIIRVIIVGKHPKLSKWIGYPIKHGPVVAVDGSGLHEREIVDVRITDVKSDRIVEGVVVRTR; the protein is encoded by the coding sequence ATGGAGGTACTGATAGTAGATGCCCTGGCACGAGGCAGCTACGGTAGACGCATAGTGACAGTCGATGCTATCGGCGCTGGCCCCCGCACAGTGGCAGGCGTCTTAGAGAAACTGGGAATAGGTGTTGAGCTAGTTACAGCCGAGACACTGTTCGACAATCCCCGTATAATGGACCAATACGATGTACTGATGATAAGCGCTATGTCTATCGATGAAAAAACCGTAGCCAAAATAGTTAGAATATGGCGTAGAAGGCACGGTAAAAAGGCAGTAATAGTAGGGGGTCCTATAGCATCAGATCCTGATTTCGTTGTACGTGTCGGAGCAGACATAGGTGTGCACGGCGAAGCTGAGCCAGTAATAGAAAAGCTAGTAGGAGAAGGTATAGTTGATGAGAGAAAGGTAGACTATGAGAGACTCAACAGCGTGTGTGGAACAGCGTTCATGCAAAACGGTAGACTCGTTATGAACAGAAGATGTTCTATAATGCCCAGAAGAGTCTGGGAGAGATACCGCCCGAGCACACGGGTCATACATGGTTACCCGCTATACTGGGCAGCGAGGGTGTATGTTGAAGTCGTACGTGGGTGTAGTAACTACATGATACCAGACCTAGCCAGTATTCTTCCGGAGGAGCTGCTGCCGGGAAAACCTGTACCAGGCTGCGCCTACTGCAGCGTCGTCCCGCTATGGGGCTATGCAAGGAGTCGCAGCATAGACCACGTATATCAAGAGGTTAAGGAGCTCATAGAACAAGGTGTTCGCCGTATAGTGCTAAGCGGGCCCGACTTCCTAGACTATGGCCGCGACTGGCTTGTTGAGCCCAAACCTCTAGTAGACCCTAGGAGACCTGGCCCAAACATAGAAGCTATACGCAAGCTGCTCAAAAGACTAGCATCCATACCAGAAGTATCAGCGGGAGAAGCAGTAGTAATGGTTGAAAATGTAAAGCCTAGCCTTGTGACCGAAGAGGCTGCAGAAATACTAGGCAGGTATCTTCGTGGGACGCCAGTACACATAGGCGCAGAAACCGGAGACGCGAGACTGCTAGAAGCGCTGGGCAGACCGGTAACCATACGAGAAACAATAGAGGCCGTGAAGAGGCTAAAGAGGCATGGCATTAGGCCGTATGTCTACATAATGTACTGCCTCCCTGGCGAGACACCTAGAACTATAGAAAAGACTGTAAACCTTATGGAGACCCTATACCGTGTTGGCGCCGAGAAGATAACCGCCTATCGCTTTATGCCGCTACCACTATCCGCCCTAGAGAAGCTTATGAGAGCAAAGATTCCATGTATGCAAGACCATCCGGTGAAATTAAAGGCTATTGAGATAAACAAGCGTGCAAAGAAGAGGATGATAGGCAAGATAATACGCGTTATTATAGTAGGCAAGCACCCAAAGCTCTCAAAGTGGATAGGGTATCCAATAAAACATGGCCCTGTCGTAGCCGTGGACGGCTCTGGTCTGCATGAGCGGGAGATCGTAGACGTGAGGATAACAGACGTGAAGTCCGACAGAATTGTAGAAGGAGTAGTAGTCCGAACACGATGA
- the glyS gene encoding glycine--tRNA ligase, protein MGSSSVASEDRYEKVMELAKRRGFFWPSYEIYGGVAGFYDLGPLGARLKDKIIALWRDYFIRRHSHIVVEIETPVIAPAKVFEASGHLEHFTDPIVECLRCHRKFRADHLIEEKTGIRAEGLSLEEMTRILREYSITCPVCGGPLGEVRTFNLLFKTTIGPYSENVGYLRPETAQGMFVAFKRVYEVARQKLPLGIAQIGRVARNEISPRQGMVRLREFTIAEMEFFFDPEDPWHGDVLEELLDKVDHRKLRILRADAKAKGVDKPEEYGVREAIEEGIIVTPWLAYWMAVARDFIIELGVPYENMYFEEKAPEERAHYAAQTFDQLVKVSRLGWVEVSGHAYRTDYDLSRHMKYSGQDLRVFKQFKEPKVVKKKIVMIDRAWVGRTFRQRAKEILEAAQSLDPSKVEKEIQEKGFIEVAGVKIPAEHVKIVEKVEKVSGKRFIPHVAEPSFGVERLLFVTLDYAFSEKDGRVVLRIPRRIAPIEAAVFPIVRDEKLVRVARSIWWRILGSGMYAIYDDDGSIGRRYARVDEIGVPAAITVDYQTLEDNTVTLRDRDTWRQVRIPVDRVVDALKRFLEGADISSLGTLVE, encoded by the coding sequence ATGGGCTCAAGTTCTGTAGCTAGCGAGGACCGTTACGAGAAGGTAATGGAGCTGGCTAAGAGGAGGGGCTTCTTCTGGCCGAGCTACGAGATCTACGGCGGTGTCGCTGGCTTCTATGACCTGGGCCCGCTCGGCGCCAGGCTAAAGGATAAGATAATAGCGCTCTGGCGCGACTACTTTATACGCCGTCATAGCCACATCGTTGTGGAGATAGAAACCCCCGTCATAGCGCCCGCGAAGGTATTCGAGGCGAGCGGGCACCTAGAGCACTTCACTGACCCCATAGTGGAGTGTCTGCGTTGTCACAGGAAGTTCAGAGCAGACCACCTGATCGAAGAGAAGACGGGCATACGGGCTGAGGGGCTCAGCCTAGAGGAGATGACAAGGATACTACGCGAGTACAGCATAACATGCCCGGTGTGCGGCGGCCCTCTAGGCGAGGTTAGGACTTTCAACCTACTCTTCAAGACCACTATAGGCCCGTATAGCGAGAACGTTGGCTACCTACGCCCCGAGACGGCCCAGGGAATGTTCGTAGCGTTCAAGAGAGTCTACGAGGTAGCTAGACAGAAGCTGCCGCTAGGCATAGCCCAGATAGGCCGTGTTGCACGTAACGAGATATCGCCTAGACAGGGTATGGTCCGGCTGAGAGAGTTCACTATAGCCGAGATGGAGTTCTTCTTCGACCCCGAGGATCCGTGGCACGGCGATGTGCTTGAAGAACTCCTAGACAAGGTGGACCACAGGAAGCTACGTATCCTGCGTGCCGACGCTAAGGCAAAGGGCGTAGATAAGCCGGAGGAGTACGGTGTACGTGAGGCGATAGAAGAAGGCATCATAGTCACGCCATGGCTTGCCTACTGGATGGCTGTTGCACGCGACTTCATAATAGAGCTTGGCGTCCCATACGAAAACATGTACTTTGAAGAGAAGGCCCCGGAGGAGCGGGCACACTATGCCGCCCAGACCTTCGACCAGCTGGTTAAGGTCAGTAGGCTAGGCTGGGTAGAGGTCTCAGGCCACGCCTATAGGACAGACTACGATCTGAGCAGGCACATGAAGTATAGTGGCCAGGACCTCCGTGTATTCAAGCAGTTTAAGGAGCCCAAGGTGGTAAAGAAGAAGATTGTTATGATTGACCGCGCCTGGGTTGGCAGGACTTTCCGTCAGCGCGCAAAAGAGATCCTAGAGGCGGCGCAATCCCTCGACCCAAGCAAGGTGGAGAAGGAGATACAAGAGAAAGGCTTCATAGAGGTAGCCGGCGTGAAGATACCAGCAGAGCACGTGAAGATAGTGGAGAAGGTCGAGAAGGTTAGTGGTAAGCGTTTCATCCCACACGTGGCTGAGCCGTCATTCGGTGTAGAGAGGCTGCTCTTCGTCACACTCGACTACGCGTTCTCCGAAAAGGATGGCCGCGTGGTGCTCCGTATACCTAGACGTATAGCACCCATAGAAGCTGCTGTGTTCCCGATAGTCCGGGACGAAAAGCTGGTGAGAGTCGCCAGATCTATATGGTGGAGAATACTAGGGAGCGGTATGTACGCTATCTACGATGACGACGGCAGTATAGGCCGCAGATACGCGCGCGTAGACGAGATAGGTGTCCCTGCAGCTATAACTGTGGACTACCAGACACTGGAAGACAATACTGTAACACTGAGAGACAGGGATACATGGAGGCAGGTACGTATCCCCGTAGACCGCGTAGTTGATGCGCTGAAAAGGTTCCTTGAAGGCGCTGACATCAGCAGTCTCGGCACACTTGTCGAGTAA
- the speB gene encoding agmatinase: protein MGLADLYTSRTPLYFGGVEAEPDRADMLVVGVPYDATSSYRPGSRFAPRAIREAAANIELYSLRAGIDLEDYRIADLGDIALPVNPQEVVKRIETVVAELLENNPGKLLALLGGEHSITLGAYRALARHDTNPCILVADAHFDLRSEYMEEKYSHASVMRRITEVYGGERIFYIGVRAFAKEELEYARSKQIEYITSHTARLLGVREIVNRASRWMKKAGCQSLYVSIDMDAYDPAYAPGVANPEPEGLEPWMLLDTVFRIVAESSVSLRVVDVVEVSPPYDCSGVTSVLAAKTLLEVFAAYLIQRAKGAR, encoded by the coding sequence ATGGGGCTTGCCGACCTATACACGTCGAGGACCCCGCTATACTTTGGCGGTGTTGAGGCGGAGCCCGATAGGGCTGACATGCTGGTAGTAGGTGTCCCATACGACGCGACATCGAGCTACCGGCCAGGCTCCCGTTTCGCGCCCCGTGCTATACGGGAAGCAGCGGCCAACATAGAGCTCTACTCGCTCCGGGCAGGGATAGACCTAGAGGACTACCGGATAGCCGACCTAGGGGATATAGCACTCCCCGTAAACCCCCAAGAAGTAGTAAAGAGGATAGAGACTGTTGTGGCCGAATTGCTCGAAAATAATCCTGGAAAGCTTCTCGCCCTACTAGGGGGAGAGCATAGCATAACTCTTGGAGCCTATAGAGCACTAGCGAGACACGATACGAACCCGTGCATACTAGTTGCAGACGCCCACTTCGACCTAAGAAGCGAGTACATGGAGGAGAAGTATAGCCACGCGAGCGTGATGAGAAGGATAACAGAGGTCTACGGCGGTGAACGAATATTCTACATAGGTGTGCGGGCGTTCGCCAAAGAAGAGCTGGAATACGCTAGGAGCAAACAGATAGAATACATAACCAGCCATACTGCTAGGCTCCTGGGCGTGAGAGAGATAGTAAACAGAGCCAGTAGATGGATGAAGAAAGCAGGCTGTCAAAGCCTCTACGTGAGCATAGACATGGACGCCTACGATCCAGCATATGCGCCGGGTGTAGCTAACCCGGAACCAGAAGGGCTCGAACCATGGATGCTGCTGGACACGGTATTCCGCATAGTGGCCGAGAGCAGTGTTAGCCTTAGAGTAGTAGATGTCGTAGAGGTGTCGCCCCCCTATGACTGCAGCGGGGTGACGTCCGTGCTAGCGGCGAAAACGCTGCTCGAGGTATTTGCAGCATACCTGATACAACGGGCCAAAGGAGCTAGATAA
- a CDS encoding DNA-directed RNA polymerase subunit P, whose amino-acid sequence MALYEPRDEEFGVIEDKAMIRYKCGRCGMEFTALDLEYMPSIKCPYCGYRVVYKVRPPGRKLVKAI is encoded by the coding sequence ATGGCGCTCTACGAGCCTCGCGACGAGGAGTTTGGCGTGATAGAAGATAAGGCCATGATACGTTACAAGTGCGGCCGCTGCGGCATGGAGTTTACCGCTCTCGACCTGGAGTACATGCCAAGCATCAAGTGCCCGTATTGCGGCTATCGTGTAGTCTACAAGGTTAGGCCTCCGGGGCGCAAACTCGTCAAAGCCATATAA
- the yciH gene encoding stress response translation initiation inhibitor YciH, whose product MSGDLSSLCGGLPPELCEQLAREQQVIKIKLEKRRYGREVTIIEGLDERDVDLKKLASQLKSRLATGGTYKNGRIELQGDHRHRVKEILIEMGFPEENIIIVE is encoded by the coding sequence ATGAGTGGGGATCTATCCTCCCTATGTGGCGGACTTCCACCGGAGCTCTGTGAGCAGCTGGCCAGGGAGCAACAAGTAATCAAGATTAAGCTCGAAAAGCGGCGCTATGGCCGTGAAGTAACCATTATAGAGGGTCTGGATGAACGCGACGTGGACTTGAAGAAGCTGGCGTCACAGCTCAAGTCAAGGCTAGCGACTGGAGGTACGTATAAGAACGGTAGGATAGAGCTGCAGGGAGACCATCGCCACCGTGTAAAGGAAATCTTGATAGAGATGGGGTTCCCGGAAGAGAATATCATCATAGTAGAGTAG
- a CDS encoding transcription initiation factor IIB → MVAEEYFEKASGDREEKCPPEYIVFDEERGEYICTLTGEVVEETVIDTGPEWRAYTPEEKTRRSRVGSPLTHTLPDYGILTTISGYRDATGRKLEARLRIEASRLRRLQAKLRATTSIEKNIEQAAREITRLVEALNLPRSIIDTAMMIYRQAAEKGLVRGRSLESMAAAAVYAACRIRGIPRGIDDISEIVKGGRKEVARCYRLIVRELRLRMPIVDPIRYVSRIASALRLSPAVERRASEILMQARRMGLTAGKDPAGLAAAAIYIAALELGERRTQKEIAAAAGVTEVTVRNRYKELVQRLNIPLPAQ, encoded by the coding sequence TTGGTAGCCGAGGAGTACTTCGAAAAGGCCTCGGGGGATAGGGAGGAGAAGTGTCCGCCGGAATATATAGTGTTTGATGAGGAGCGTGGCGAGTACATCTGTACACTCACGGGTGAAGTAGTAGAGGAAACCGTGATAGACACTGGCCCCGAGTGGAGGGCCTACACGCCCGAGGAGAAGACGCGCAGAAGCCGTGTAGGCAGTCCTCTGACACACACGCTCCCAGACTACGGTATATTGACCACTATATCCGGTTACCGTGACGCGACCGGTCGTAAGCTCGAGGCACGCCTACGTATAGAGGCTAGCCGTCTCCGCAGACTCCAAGCCAAGCTCCGCGCGACTACGAGCATAGAGAAGAACATAGAGCAGGCTGCGCGCGAGATAACACGCCTCGTTGAGGCGCTCAACCTGCCGCGCAGCATAATCGACACCGCCATGATGATTTACAGGCAGGCGGCGGAGAAGGGGCTTGTACGAGGCCGCAGCCTCGAGTCTATGGCAGCTGCGGCGGTCTACGCAGCGTGTAGGATACGGGGCATACCGCGCGGCATAGACGACATATCGGAGATAGTCAAGGGCGGTCGTAAAGAGGTGGCTCGCTGCTATAGGCTCATAGTACGCGAGCTTAGACTCCGCATGCCCATAGTAGATCCGATACGCTACGTGTCTAGAATAGCTTCTGCCCTAAGACTAAGCCCGGCTGTCGAGCGGCGTGCATCAGAGATTCTCATGCAGGCACGTAGGATGGGCCTCACGGCTGGCAAGGACCCAGCGGGGCTAGCCGCTGCCGCCATATACATAGCTGCACTGGAGCTTGGCGAGAGACGCACCCAGAAGGAGATAGCGGCTGCAGCTGGCGTGACAGAGGTAACTGTACGCAACCGCTACAAGGAACTCGTACAGCGGCTCAACATACCCCTGCCAGCCCAGTAG
- the lysS gene encoding lysine--tRNA ligase: MAVQEVNDIRKAKFLREPVVESQGELKHWIEALADWLEERFKARGKDVYVVNGGLSVSGLQHVGRLRGEVVIPEVVRRLLESRGLRVRQYLTLYTQDAWKGKESQRSAFPDPEAAKKYTGWPLIKVPDPKGELSSWIDRFWADFGPYIGEFTDGRVEVVNTTDMYRGKLLEFVKLSIQRREEIREIVNKYRGRKPYPPGWIPFEPRCQNCGRIDTTEAIEVSLDEEKVKYRCRSCGHEGWAPLWDGKLNWRIEWVGVWWALGVDFEPYGKDHATPGGSRDSANELALKVYGITPPEGLPYEWVSLRTRSGESDMSSSDFTGFTPREWLEVAHPEVLRFLILRTPPMRKLSLGLHEIPLYYDQYYRAERVYYGVESTGRREEDILLARSYELSYTRGKPPARMPAQPPYTHMAILAQVLPEDRWGDEAIRRLQRSGHLPQEPSEFDLERVRSLLPRARRWAELYAPEYMRIRVLEELPAEIVERIHAGMREKLRGLGEKLAGLEEWSEDAIKQAMIEYTRGWGSGERKEFYRYFYLVFVGRESGPRAAPLLSLLDREFVVKRLTSL; the protein is encoded by the coding sequence GTGGCTGTACAAGAGGTAAACGATATCCGGAAGGCAAAGTTCCTCCGCGAGCCTGTTGTAGAGTCGCAGGGCGAGCTAAAGCACTGGATAGAAGCGCTAGCAGACTGGCTCGAAGAGCGCTTCAAGGCCCGAGGCAAGGACGTTTACGTCGTCAACGGCGGGCTCTCGGTGTCGGGTCTCCAGCACGTGGGCAGGCTCCGCGGCGAAGTGGTGATCCCGGAGGTTGTCCGCCGCCTCCTGGAGTCGCGTGGACTTCGTGTACGCCAGTACCTGACCCTCTACACGCAGGACGCGTGGAAGGGCAAGGAGAGCCAGCGCAGCGCTTTCCCAGACCCCGAGGCGGCTAAGAAGTACACGGGCTGGCCGCTCATAAAGGTGCCAGACCCCAAGGGCGAGCTCTCCAGCTGGATAGACAGGTTCTGGGCGGACTTCGGCCCCTACATAGGCGAGTTCACCGACGGCCGCGTAGAAGTGGTGAACACAACCGACATGTACCGCGGCAAGCTCCTAGAATTCGTCAAGCTCTCAATACAGCGGCGCGAAGAGATAAGAGAGATAGTAAACAAGTACCGTGGGCGTAAACCGTACCCGCCTGGCTGGATACCCTTCGAGCCCCGGTGCCAGAACTGCGGCAGGATAGACACGACAGAAGCCATCGAGGTCAGCCTCGACGAGGAGAAGGTAAAGTACCGGTGCCGCAGCTGTGGCCACGAAGGCTGGGCCCCGCTGTGGGACGGGAAGCTCAACTGGCGTATAGAGTGGGTCGGCGTATGGTGGGCCCTCGGCGTAGACTTTGAGCCCTACGGCAAGGACCACGCGACACCCGGCGGTAGCAGAGACAGCGCCAACGAGCTAGCGCTAAAGGTGTACGGTATCACGCCCCCGGAGGGCCTGCCCTACGAGTGGGTATCCCTCAGGACACGCAGCGGAGAATCAGACATGAGCAGCAGCGACTTTACCGGATTCACGCCCCGCGAATGGCTAGAAGTAGCACATCCAGAGGTGCTACGCTTCCTAATACTCCGCACACCGCCGATGAGAAAGCTCAGCCTTGGACTCCACGAGATCCCGCTATACTATGACCAGTACTACCGCGCAGAACGCGTGTACTACGGCGTCGAGTCTACCGGTAGACGTGAGGAGGACATACTCCTTGCCCGCAGCTACGAGCTAAGCTATACGCGCGGTAAGCCTCCAGCCAGGATGCCCGCCCAGCCGCCATACACGCACATGGCTATACTCGCTCAGGTCCTGCCGGAGGATCGATGGGGCGACGAGGCAATCCGTAGGCTGCAGCGTAGCGGCCACCTGCCGCAGGAGCCCAGCGAGTTCGACCTGGAGAGAGTGCGCAGCCTACTCCCGCGGGCAAGGAGGTGGGCTGAGCTCTATGCCCCCGAGTACATGAGGATCCGTGTGCTTGAGGAGCTGCCGGCAGAGATAGTAGAACGAATACATGCCGGGATGCGCGAGAAGCTACGCGGTCTAGGAGAGAAGCTAGCAGGGCTCGAAGAGTGGAGTGAAGACGCGATAAAGCAGGCTATGATAGAGTATACTCGTGGATGGGGTAGCGGTGAACGAAAAGAATTCTACCGATACTTCTACCTGGTATTCGTAGGAAGAGAAAGTGGGCCAAGAGCTGCGCCACTGCTATCGTTGCTGGATAGAGAGTTCGTGGTCAAGCGGCTAACTAGCCTCTAG
- a CDS encoding helix-turn-helix domain-containing protein, which produces MQPITRPGLSPWYRSDVDQARPLARANAARLKCILKCAFSLNEEEAHVLAYLVSRGRGAIAKDIAEALGRNPEVVRRALRSLHSKSLVVRRPYPLRRGGRAYLYEVPDNIVVALTEICKKVSEIIEMINDRRNNGG; this is translated from the coding sequence TTGCAGCCCATAACGCGTCCGGGGCTCAGCCCATGGTATAGAAGCGATGTTGACCAGGCGAGGCCCCTAGCACGAGCGAACGCAGCACGACTCAAGTGTATACTAAAGTGTGCCTTCTCGCTCAATGAAGAGGAAGCTCACGTACTAGCATACCTCGTAAGCCGCGGCCGCGGCGCCATTGCGAAGGATATAGCGGAGGCTCTAGGCCGTAACCCAGAGGTAGTCCGCCGGGCGCTACGCAGCCTCCACTCGAAATCCCTAGTAGTCCGGAGACCATACCCGCTAAGGCGTGGCGGGAGAGCATACCTCTATGAGGTCCCCGATAACATAGTTGTCGCATTAACAGAGATCTGTAAGAAGGTTAGCGAAATCATAGAAATGATAAACGATAGGCGTAACAACGGAGGCTGA
- the speE gene encoding polyamine aminopropyltransferase, which translates to MELDAFRLSLYQPGGPMGTIYAVEEVIYSTRSQYQEIVIARLKGFGKTLILDGLIQSTESDEHIYHEALVHPVMTVHPEPRRVLILGGGEGATLRDVLRHSTVEKAVMVDIDGEVVEVSKKFLPEWHQGAFEDPRAEVHIMDGFKYVREAAERGEKFDVIIMDLTDPYGSDIAAQLYSREAFELITRVLEEDGIVVTQAGCSTLFPEAFQKVYDAMSQVFRFVREYVVWVPSFAYTNSFIAASNKHRIENISIEEVNKRLKERGVKTKFYNGLRHIAMIGMAGISLNTAQQ; encoded by the coding sequence GTGGAGCTTGACGCGTTCAGGCTATCGCTATACCAGCCGGGCGGTCCCATGGGCACCATATACGCTGTAGAAGAAGTGATATACAGTACCCGTTCACAATACCAGGAAATAGTAATAGCAAGGCTGAAGGGTTTCGGCAAGACGCTCATACTTGACGGTCTAATCCAGAGCACGGAGAGCGACGAGCACATCTACCATGAGGCGCTTGTTCACCCTGTAATGACTGTTCATCCGGAGCCTAGGCGCGTACTCATACTAGGTGGCGGTGAAGGTGCAACACTACGTGATGTACTCCGACACAGCACTGTGGAGAAGGCCGTAATGGTTGATATTGACGGCGAGGTCGTCGAGGTCTCTAAGAAGTTCCTGCCAGAGTGGCACCAAGGCGCCTTTGAGGATCCACGTGCAGAAGTACACATTATGGATGGGTTCAAGTACGTGAGAGAGGCTGCCGAGCGCGGCGAAAAGTTTGACGTAATCATAATGGATCTAACAGACCCCTATGGCTCCGATATAGCTGCACAGCTCTATTCTCGTGAAGCATTCGAGCTTATAACTAGGGTTCTCGAAGAGGATGGCATTGTAGTGACACAGGCCGGTTGTTCTACGCTCTTCCCCGAAGCGTTCCAGAAAGTCTACGATGCCATGAGCCAGGTGTTCCGCTTCGTTAGAGAATACGTGGTATGGGTTCCATCGTTCGCATACACTAACAGCTTCATAGCGGCATCTAACAAACACCGTATCGAGAATATATCAATAGAGGAGGTTAATAAGAGACTTAAAGAGCGTGGCGTCAAGACCAAATTCTACAACGGCTTAAGGCATATAGCTATGATAGGCATGGCTGGCATCTCGCTTAACACTGCGCAACAGTAA
- a CDS encoding YkgJ family cysteine cluster protein, whose product MSSPSLDELEEYTSRLIPVEPSGVFRFRCTRCGGCCSGGPNVSLTVFDVVRMARFLRIEWRGFLRGYVKVIIADVMPHMLLRGDERGRCLFLAEKHNGVKLCVIYPARPMRCRLYPLLVEGLKPRRLYLDPKSPGVGQGPERRTPSRLIEQYIWERREHYRRLHRLIVEEGVEPLEALYQALSEAWKEAEQGAAWADLDRLSGLGSV is encoded by the coding sequence TTGAGTAGCCCAAGCCTCGACGAACTCGAGGAGTATACCAGTAGGCTAATACCAGTAGAGCCTAGCGGCGTATTCCGGTTCCGCTGTACCAGGTGCGGCGGCTGCTGTAGCGGCGGCCCTAATGTGTCTCTGACAGTATTCGACGTAGTGCGCATGGCCAGGTTCTTGCGCATAGAGTGGCGCGGCTTTCTACGTGGCTACGTTAAGGTGATAATAGCCGACGTTATGCCCCACATGCTTCTCCGTGGAGACGAGCGTGGCCGGTGCCTCTTCCTAGCCGAAAAACACAACGGGGTCAAGCTATGCGTCATCTACCCTGCTCGGCCTATGCGGTGCCGCCTATACCCGCTACTCGTTGAGGGGCTGAAGCCTAGACGCCTCTACCTAGACCCTAAGTCGCCCGGTGTAGGACAAGGCCCTGAGAGGAGAACCCCCTCGAGGCTCATAGAGCAGTATATCTGGGAGCGGCGTGAGCACTATAGGCGACTACACCGCCTAATAGTAGAGGAAGGAGTCGAGCCCCTCGAAGCCCTCTACCAGGCGCTCAGCGAGGCCTGGAAAGAAGCTGAGCAGGGAGCAGCCTGGGCAGACTTAGACCGTCTCTCGGGCCTGGGCTCCGTCTAG
- a CDS encoding DUF357 domain-containing protein, with protein MADLSAVPPEKRVEAYIANVELALEKLEAAKASLDSRALKLVELARLYVSDARYYLERGDVFTALADIAYAEGLVDALRWLGLARFEWRPTSRLLERPKVLVAGTFDIIHPGHIEFLRQAWLRGRVYVVVARDSSVRRFKNRDPIVPEEQRLAVVSAIRYVDKAVLGSEKDVLEPIRAIRPDIILLGPDQWASEEWLSKRLEMEGLSPRIERLEEKKNCSLCSTTKIACRAARIAETSNMCNG; from the coding sequence TTGGCCGACCTCTCGGCAGTGCCTCCAGAGAAGCGGGTAGAAGCCTACATAGCTAACGTCGAGCTGGCTCTCGAGAAGCTTGAGGCGGCGAAGGCGAGCCTAGACAGTAGGGCGTTAAAACTGGTAGAGCTGGCCCGGCTGTACGTCAGCGATGCACGCTACTACCTTGAGCGTGGCGACGTATTCACAGCGCTGGCGGACATAGCATACGCCGAGGGCTTGGTGGACGCGCTCCGCTGGCTGGGTCTCGCCAGGTTCGAGTGGCGGCCAACAAGCAGGCTTCTTGAGCGCCCTAAGGTCCTCGTAGCAGGCACCTTCGACATAATTCATCCAGGGCACATAGAGTTCTTGAGGCAGGCGTGGCTTCGCGGCCGCGTCTACGTAGTAGTGGCGAGGGACAGCTCCGTGCGCCGGTTCAAGAACAGAGACCCCATAGTTCCCGAAGAGCAGCGGCTCGCCGTGGTATCGGCTATACGCTACGTAGACAAGGCCGTGCTAGGCAGCGAGAAGGATGTACTAGAGCCTATCCGGGCTATCAGGCCCGACATAATACTCCTAGGGCCCGACCAGTGGGCGAGCGAGGAATGGCTAAGCAAACGGCTAGAAATGGAAGGGCTAAGTCCGCGCATAGAACGCTTAGAGGAGAAGAAGAACTGTAGCCTCTGCAGTACTACGAAGATAGCGTGTAGGGCGGCACGTATAGCAGAGACGAGCAACATGTGTAACGGATAG